The genomic stretch CAAGTGAATCGATTCGGCAGTTCGCCGTTCGTCTGAGGTGGCCTTAAGAGCACAGTCAACGAGCAATGCAAGCTGGGCTGAAATGTGGCCGGTTCCCGATAACCGCGGTTGGACGCGGCTCAATCCCCATATAGACCTTGTTTTTGCTCGCAAAAGGCCTGTTTTGCAATGAAATGGCAGATCTGAACGATGCAGCCGACCCCCGATTTCAGCGCCGCCGCCCTCGCCCGCTCGCTATTGCGCCGCCGCCGTCAGGGCGCATTGGCGACTTTGATGACCGCTGACGGGGCGCCCTATTGCTCGCTGGCCAATCTGGCCAGCCATCCCGACGGCGCGCCGATTCTGTTGATCTCGCGCCTGGCCGTGCACACCAAAAACCTGCTGGCGGACCCCCGGGTCTCGCTGATGCTGGACGAGCGCGGCGCCGGCGACCCGCTGGAGGGCGCCCGGATCATGCTGGCGGGCAATGCGGTCGAGGCCGGGGCCGCCGACGCCCCGCTGCTGCGCCGGCGCTATCTCAACGCCCATCCGGCCGCCGAGCAATTCATCGACTTCACGGATTTCTCGCTGTTCCGGATCGAGCCCGCCGGCGCCCATCTGGTCGCCGGTTTCGGCCGCATCGTCGATCTGGCGCCGAACCAGTTTCTCACCGACCTATCCGGGGCCGAAAGCCTGGTGGAAGCCGAACAATCCGTGGTCGACCACATGAATGCCGATCATTTGGGCGCGATGAATCTTTACGCGACCAGGCTGCTGGGCGCCGAGCCCGCCGAGTGGCGCTGCACCGGCTGCGATCCCGACGGCCTCGATCTGGCGGCGGGAACCAACAATTTGCGGCTCGATTTTGGTCAGCGCATCGTCACGCCTGCCGCATTGCGGGCCATACTAAAAAGCATGGCTGATCGGGTGCGGCACGCGGCCCCGAGTTGAGCCAGCGCAATGTGACAGGGGGATAAACCAAATAATCGGGCGTTGACTTGGCAAAGTCGGCCTACGGCACTATTAGGTCGCCCCGCCGGGGCAGGCCGGCTATATTCACGGTTACCGCGACAGACGCGCGTGGCGGCAATCGCGCGATCGAGATAACGCGGATTCGAGGAGGACTTCTACGTGCAAGAGACGGGCGTGCATAATGGTGCCTTTGGCGCCGACAAATTCGGTTTAAAAAATCTCGGGGGCGTGAACTGGAATCTCGGTGCGCCGCAGCTCTATGAGCACGCGCTGCGTGCCAATGAGGCGGTGCTGTCCGGCGACGGCGCGCTATGCGCCGATACCGGCGTGTTCACCGGGCGCAGCCCGAAGGACAAGTACACGGTCCGCGACGAAAACACCGACAAGACGATGTGGTGGGGCGGCAATCAGTCGATCACCGCCGACCAATTCGAGACGCTGTATCAGGATTTCCTGAAGCACGCCGAAGGCAAGACGCTGTTCGCTCAAGACCTCTATGGCGGCGCCGATCCGAGCTTCCAGATCAAGACGAGAGTGTTCACCGAGCTGGCCTGGCATTCGCTGTTCATCCGCACGCTGCTGCGCCGCCCCGAGGCTGCGGCGCTGGCGAGCTTCGTGCCCGAACTCACCATCATCGATCTGGCCAGCTTCAAGGCCGATCCGGCGCGCCACGGCTGCAAGTCCGAAAACGTCGTGGCGATCGACTTCACCCGCAAGATCGTGCTGATCGGCGGCACCCAATATGCCGGCGAAATGAAGAAGAGCGTGTTCACCACGCTGAACTACTACCTGCCGGAAAAGGGCGTGCTGCCGATGCATTGCTCGGCCAATGTCGGCCCCGACGGCGACACCGCGATCTTCTTCGGCCTGTCCGGCACCGGCAAGACCACGCTGTCGGCCGATCCGAACCGCACTTTGATCGGCGACGACGAGCACGGCTGGGGCAAGGACGGCGTGTTCAATTTCGAAGGCGGCTGCTACGCCAAATGCATCAAGCTGTCGGCCGAGGCCGAGCCTGAGATCTTCGCCGCCTCCACCCGCTTCGGCGCGGTGCTGGAAAACGTCGTGCTCGATCCGGTGACCCGCAAGCCGGATTTCGATGACGGCTCCAAGACCGAGAACACCCGCTCGGCCTATCCGCTGGAATCGATCCCCAACGCCTCGCTGACCGGCCGCGCCGGCCAGCCCAAGAATGTGGTGATGCTGGCGGCCGATGCCTTCGGAGTTATGCCGCCGATCGCCAAACTGACCCCGGCGCAGGCGATGTATCACTTCCTGTCCGGCTACACCGCCAAGGTCGCCGGCACCGAGCGCGGCGTCACCGAGCCGACCCCGGAATTCTCCACCTGCTTCGGCTCGCCGTTCCTGCCGCGCGATCCGTCGGTCTATGGCAACATGCTGCGCGAGCTGATCGCCAAGCACAATGTCGATTGCTGGCTGGTCAATACCGGCTGGACCGGCGGCATCTACGGCACCGGCCATCGCATGCCGATCAAGGTGACGCGCGCGCTGCTGACCGCGGCGCTCGACGGCTCGCTGCGTAACGTCGAATTCCGCACCGACAAATATTTCGGCTTCGCGGTGCCGACCGCGCTGCCGGGCGTGCCGAGCGATATCCTCGATCCGGTCAAGACCTGGGCCGACAAGGCCGCGTTCGACACCACCGCGCGCAAACTGGTCGGCATGTTCCAGAAGAATTTTGCCAAGTTCGAAGCCCAGGTCGACGCCGAGGTCCTGGCCGCGGCGCCTGACGTCAAGATCGCGGCGGAGTAACACCGCACTCGTCGCTGTCATCGGACAGACCAACGACTAATCAAAAGGGCGGCTCATCATCGAGCCGCCCTTTTTCGTGAGCCGGATCGACCGCCCGTTGCCGGGCAGTCAGGGCCCGCGCTTACTTCAGGGACGCCATCTTGCCGGTTGCGACGTTGAGCACCGAGCCGTCCTCGAGGCTGATCCGATAGATCTCGCGCAGCACGTTGCCGGCAAAGCCGATCTCGACGATCGACACGGACTTCAGGGTGGCGTCGATGCCATCGGGGAGAATCTGGTTGAACTCGTTGGCCGCCTGATCCATCTGCGCCCGCAATTCCGGGGTCAGATTGGTCATGCTGTAGACCAGCGTGGTGTGCGGATTGTGCGAGCGCAACTCCTTGCCGTCCTTGACGGTGTTGACGCCGCTGACGCCGACGGTACGCACCAGATCCTTCGCCGCGTCGCTCATCGCCGCATAGACCGGTCCGGTGCAGCGCGGCAGCGGGCCGTCGCGCAGCGGCGCCAGCGCCGCGGTCGCCGTGGTGCTGAACGCCAGCATCTGCTCGAAGTCGTTGCCTTCCTTGACCACGCCGAGATCGAACCACCACGGACGGTCGACGCCCTTGGCGGCGACGGTGGTGGAGAATTTCTTCAGCGTCACGTTCAGCGCCGACGGCAGTTTCGGCAGCGCCGCCAGCATCTTCTCGGGCGTCGCCGGATCGGCATTGTGGATGTGCATCACGGTGATATGCGGAATGTTGGGCATCTGCGCTTCGGTATCGAGCTTCGCGTTCAGCAGCTTTTCTTTCAGCGGGCCCCGGATGGTCGCGTCCAACACGTCGTTGACGTTTTTGGGCAGCGTGTAGACCAGACCGAAGGTCCTGGCATGGTCGCGGAATTCGGATGACGACAGCGCGCTATTGTCGACGGCGCCATCGGCCGCCGCCGCAACGGTGACGGAAGCGAGTGCGATCAGTGCGGAAGCAAACGTAGTCAGCATGGTGTTGCGCATAAAGGGACCTTTCACTGCGGAGTCGAAGCCTGCCGAGAGATGCAACGCGCGACCGCGATCCGTTGCGGGTGCTGCATCACTCAGGCGATGATGAACCATCACCGAAATACCCGTGCACCATGACAGTCGTGCTTCATCGCAGCAGTCTCGCCTGAGACGCACTGTCGCAGAGGATGAGTGGATGTTTCAGCTGATCGTGTCGCTGCAGAGTATCGCAGGCAGCGCAGTCAGCTGGTCGACCGCGGATGTTGTCATTCCGGGGCGCGAGCAGCGATAGCTGCGAGCGAACCCGGAATCTCGCTGACGCGCTGTGCCGGCCGCAAGATTCCGGGTTCGCTCGCCTGACGAGTTCGCGACCCGGAACGACCGCAAATTTGATGTTGTCCGCTGGCCGACGGATTGCGCGAGCGGGGATGCGATGAGGCTAAAGGAAATACATCACGCCGCGATAGCAGACATAGAGCCCGACCATCACCACCACCGCGGCGAAGATGCCGCGCAGCGCCCGGTCGCGCTTGCCGACGATCCTGCCGGTGGCGATTCCGACCAGCCCGCCCAGCAGGCCGCCGGCGATGAATACGCCGGCCAGACGCCAGTCGATCAGTCCGGACACCGCGTAGCTCGCCGCCGTCGAGGCGCCGAACGTCACCACCGCGACCAGTGAGGTGCCGATCGCAAAAGTGAGAGGCATGCCGGTCGCCAGGATAAGTCCAGGCACGATCAGGAAGCCGCCGCCGATGCCGAAAAAGCCGGACAGGATCCCGACGCCGAAGCCGGTCCCGATCAGCTTCGGCAGCATCGCGCGCGCCGTCGCGCGGCTCAGCCGGATCGAGGCGTCGCCGCCGCCGCCGCGCTTCTTCGACATCAGCACGCCGATCACGATCATCAGCATGCCGAACAGGATCAGCAGTTTCTGGCCGTCGATCTGCTTGGCGATGGTGGCGCCGGCCAATGCGCCGCCGATCCCGGCGGCCGAGAACACGATGGCGCAGGGCCAGCGCACATTGCCCCGCGCCCAATGCGACAGCATGTTGGCGAAGGCGCTGATCGCCACCGCGATGGCGCTGGTGCCGATCGCCACATGCGGCGACTTGACGCCGACCACATAGACCAGCAGCGGCACCGCGAGCACCGATCCGCCGCCGCCGATCAGCGCCAGGATAAAGCCGACCATGCCGCCGGACAGCACGGTCACGACGTCGGGGGAGGCGATGGGCATGAAGCTGACTTTCGTTCAGGCCTGAACCGGCGCGGTCCGGCAATACAGGCGGTGCAGCTCCGCCATCAATTGTTCGATTCGGGTATCGGCAATTCGATACCACAGGGTCTGGCCCTCGCGGCGAAACGTCAGGATCTGCTCGTCGCGCATCCGGGCGAGGTGTTGCGACAGCGCCGACTGGCTGAGGCCGACCGCCTCGGCCAAGGTCCCGACGGTCATCTCGCCGGCCTCCACCAGCTTGCAAAGAATCGTCAGGCGGCGCTCATTGCCCAGCGCGCGCAACAGATTCGCGACCTGCCGCGCATTGGCCGCGACGTCCTGCAGGTCGATGGGGGGCAGATCGATGGTGGCGGTCGACATCGCAGCCTCTTATATTAGATATTGCTAATTTACAATATGACAATAAATGTCAATAGCAGTTGTGCCTAGGAGAACGCCAGTGCCTGATTCATCCCCGACGATCCGCGCCTTCTTCGACGAGCCGACCAACACGGTCAGCTATCTGGTCTCCGACCCAGCGACCCGTGTCGCGGCGGTGATCGATCCGGTGCTCGATTATGATCACCGTGACGGATCCGTGGACGTCGCATCGGTCGATGCGATTCTGGCGGCGGCCCGCGCCGAGGGGCTGACCATCGCCTGGGTGCTGGAAACCCACGCCCATGCCGACCATCTGTCCGGCGCTCCCTATATCAAAGCCAAGACCGGCGCCAAGGTCGGAATCGGCGAGCACATCAAGGACGTGCAGCGGATCTTCCGGCCGATGTTCAACGCCGACGATCTGCGCACCGACGGCAGCGACTTCGACCATCTGTTTGCCGACGGCGAGACCTTCCGGATCGGCGAGCTGAGCGTCGAGGTGCTGCATACGCCCGGGCATACGCCGGCCGATATCGCCTACAAGATCGGCGACGCGGTGTTCGTCGGCGACACGTTGTTCATGCCTGACTATGGCACCGCGCGGGCGGATTTCCCTGGCGGCGACGCGCATCAGCTCTATCGTTCGATCCAGAAATTGCTTGCGCTGCCGCCGCAGACCCGGCTGTTCATGTGCCATGACTACAAGGCCCCCGGCCGCGACTCCTATGCCTGGGAAACCACGGTGCGCCAGCAGCGCGACGGCAACGTCCATCTGCGCAACGGCGTCACCGAGGCGGAGTTCGTGGCGATGCGCACGGCACGCGACGCGACGCTGAAGGCGCCGACGCTGCTGCTGCCCTCGATCCAGGTCAATATCCGCGCCGGCCACTTCCCCAAGGCGCAGCACAATGGCGTGCATTATCTGCTGCTGCCGGTCCACGCCAAGCCCGGCGCCGAGACCGGCATCAGCTGACGCAGTCCCTTCCGGGCCGCCAGCAAGCCGCAATTAACGCTCTCTTAACCGGAGATGCCGTGTACTG from Rhodopseudomonas sp. BAL398 encodes the following:
- a CDS encoding HugZ family protein, encoding MQPTPDFSAAALARSLLRRRRQGALATLMTADGAPYCSLANLASHPDGAPILLISRLAVHTKNLLADPRVSLMLDERGAGDPLEGARIMLAGNAVEAGAADAPLLRRRYLNAHPAAEQFIDFTDFSLFRIEPAGAHLVAGFGRIVDLAPNQFLTDLSGAESLVEAEQSVVDHMNADHLGAMNLYATRLLGAEPAEWRCTGCDPDGLDLAAGTNNLRLDFGQRIVTPAALRAILKSMADRVRHAAPS
- a CDS encoding phosphoenolpyruvate carboxykinase; this translates as MQETGVHNGAFGADKFGLKNLGGVNWNLGAPQLYEHALRANEAVLSGDGALCADTGVFTGRSPKDKYTVRDENTDKTMWWGGNQSITADQFETLYQDFLKHAEGKTLFAQDLYGGADPSFQIKTRVFTELAWHSLFIRTLLRRPEAAALASFVPELTIIDLASFKADPARHGCKSENVVAIDFTRKIVLIGGTQYAGEMKKSVFTTLNYYLPEKGVLPMHCSANVGPDGDTAIFFGLSGTGKTTLSADPNRTLIGDDEHGWGKDGVFNFEGGCYAKCIKLSAEAEPEIFAASTRFGAVLENVVLDPVTRKPDFDDGSKTENTRSAYPLESIPNASLTGRAGQPKNVVMLAADAFGVMPPIAKLTPAQAMYHFLSGYTAKVAGTERGVTEPTPEFSTCFGSPFLPRDPSVYGNMLRELIAKHNVDCWLVNTGWTGGIYGTGHRMPIKVTRALLTAALDGSLRNVEFRTDKYFGFAVPTALPGVPSDILDPVKTWADKAAFDTTARKLVGMFQKNFAKFEAQVDAEVLAAAPDVKIAAE
- a CDS encoding sulfite exporter TauE/SafE family protein, which translates into the protein MPIASPDVVTVLSGGMVGFILALIGGGGSVLAVPLLVYVVGVKSPHVAIGTSAIAVAISAFANMLSHWARGNVRWPCAIVFSAAGIGGALAGATIAKQIDGQKLLILFGMLMIVIGVLMSKKRGGGGDASIRLSRATARAMLPKLIGTGFGVGILSGFFGIGGGFLIVPGLILATGMPLTFAIGTSLVAVVTFGASTAASYAVSGLIDWRLAGVFIAGGLLGGLVGIATGRIVGKRDRALRGIFAAVVVMVGLYVCYRGVMYFL
- a CDS encoding ArsR/SmtB family transcription factor; protein product: MSTATIDLPPIDLQDVAANARQVANLLRALGNERRLTILCKLVEAGEMTVGTLAEAVGLSQSALSQHLARMRDEQILTFRREGQTLWYRIADTRIEQLMAELHRLYCRTAPVQA
- a CDS encoding MBL fold metallo-hydrolase; protein product: MSIAVVPRRTPVPDSSPTIRAFFDEPTNTVSYLVSDPATRVAAVIDPVLDYDHRDGSVDVASVDAILAAARAEGLTIAWVLETHAHADHLSGAPYIKAKTGAKVGIGEHIKDVQRIFRPMFNADDLRTDGSDFDHLFADGETFRIGELSVEVLHTPGHTPADIAYKIGDAVFVGDTLFMPDYGTARADFPGGDAHQLYRSIQKLLALPPQTRLFMCHDYKAPGRDSYAWETTVRQQRDGNVHLRNGVTEAEFVAMRTARDATLKAPTLLLPSIQVNIRAGHFPKAQHNGVHYLLLPVHAKPGAETGIS